In a single window of the Bacteroidota bacterium genome:
- a CDS encoding peptidoglycan DD-metalloendopeptidase family protein, which translates to MSSCIKPVLFVLFLLFFDAEFSFGQKKNDLENKKKSLQKEIQVTEGLLNETKQNKKISLNQLVTLNKKISIREELIQTINAEMRLLQKQINENKGIIEALESDIKALKQEYANMIYYANKNKNSYDRLMFIFSSKDFNQAYKRLKYLQQYSEYRKKQAEMIVKTQTLLDKKIADLEAIKNSKQQLLGSEEQEKRMLADEKKEQEGTLSKLQEKEKELLQALKEKEKEQNQLQLAIQRIIEEEIRKAKETAAKAGKVTPKGLVLTPEALELSATFANNKAKLPWPVIEGIITSKFGEHAHPVLKGIMIRNNGVDITTATGSSVRAVFDGEVTGIATLPTGTKFVIVRHGEYLSVYSNLKEVFVNKGDKIITKQNIGKVFTDDSNSKSEVHLEIYKGSIALNPELWLFKNN; encoded by the coding sequence AAGAAAAAATCCTTACAAAAAGAGATTCAAGTTACCGAGGGGCTTTTAAATGAAACAAAACAAAATAAAAAAATATCCCTTAACCAACTTGTTACCCTGAACAAAAAAATCAGTATTCGGGAAGAACTTATTCAAACCATTAATGCTGAAATGCGTTTGTTGCAGAAACAAATTAATGAAAATAAAGGGATAATTGAAGCATTAGAATCTGATATTAAAGCACTCAAACAAGAGTATGCTAACATGATTTACTATGCCAACAAAAATAAAAACTCCTACGATAGGTTAATGTTTATTTTTTCTTCCAAGGATTTTAATCAAGCCTATAAAAGACTCAAATACCTGCAACAATATTCTGAATACAGGAAAAAACAGGCCGAAATGATTGTTAAAACCCAAACGCTTTTGGATAAGAAGATTGCAGACCTTGAAGCCATAAAAAATTCAAAGCAGCAATTGTTAGGATCGGAGGAACAAGAAAAAAGAATGCTTGCTGATGAAAAAAAGGAGCAGGAAGGCACGCTTTCTAAACTTCAGGAGAAAGAAAAGGAATTATTACAGGCTTTAAAGGAAAAGGAAAAGGAACAAAATCAGCTTCAATTGGCAATTCAACGTATTATTGAAGAAGAAATTCGCAAGGCTAAAGAAACAGCTGCAAAAGCTGGTAAAGTAACGCCCAAGGGTTTGGTTTTAACCCCCGAAGCTTTGGAACTATCTGCTACTTTTGCCAATAATAAAGCAAAATTACCATGGCCAGTTATTGAGGGAATTATAACAAGTAAATTCGGAGAACATGCTCACCCTGTTTTAAAAGGAATTATGATCCGAAATAACGGAGTGGATATAACAACTGCTACAGGATCGTCCGTAAGGGCGGTGTTTGATGGAGAGGTTACCGGTATAGCAACCTTACCTACCGGAACAAAGTTTGTAATTGTAAGACATGGAGAATATTTGAGCGTATATTCAAACCTTAAAGAAGTATTCGTGAACAAAGGAGATAAGATTATTACCAAACAAAACATTGGTAAGGTTTTTACCGATGATTCTAATTCAAAATCAGAGGTGCATCTTGAAATTTATAAAGGTTCAATTGCGCTTAATCCTGAGCTTTGGCTATTTAAAAACAATTAA